One Planktothrix serta PCC 8927 DNA window includes the following coding sequences:
- the ruvB gene encoding Holliday junction branch migration DNA helicase RuvB encodes MAIISSKKQSPEPEPSDEFSGLATPTAKKSRKSKTTEPIDELDYLLEAEATPQEEINRQQDEKIRPHRLEDYIGQKDLKDVLSIAIAAAKSRQEPLDHLLLYGPPGLGKTTMSLILASEMGVTCKITTAPALEKPRDIAGLLVSLKPGEVLFIDEIHRLSKVAEEILYPAMEDCRLDITIGQGRSAKTRSIPLKPFTIVGATTRVGSLTAPLRDRFGIIQRLRFYEIDELSLIVQRTAKLLNTPITLEGSVEIAQRARGTPRIANRLLRRVRDYVQVKSTGEINAEIANIALEVFNVDPMGLDWTDRNMLTAIIEKFKGGPVGLETMAAMTGEDTQTIEEVYEPYLMQIGFIQRTNRGRIATPAAWKHLGFDHPENR; translated from the coding sequence ATGGCGATTATTTCTTCAAAAAAGCAGTCCCCTGAACCTGAACCCTCCGATGAGTTCTCTGGGTTGGCGACTCCAACGGCTAAAAAATCCCGAAAATCTAAAACTACTGAGCCGATTGATGAGTTGGATTATTTATTAGAAGCCGAAGCCACACCCCAGGAAGAAATTAATCGTCAACAGGATGAAAAAATTCGTCCCCATCGGTTAGAAGATTATATTGGACAAAAAGATTTAAAAGATGTTTTATCGATTGCGATCGCAGCCGCAAAATCTCGTCAGGAACCCTTAGATCATTTATTATTATATGGCCCTCCGGGGTTGGGAAAAACCACCATGTCCCTGATTTTAGCATCAGAAATGGGGGTAACGTGTAAAATTACGACGGCTCCGGCGTTAGAAAAACCGCGTGATATTGCGGGATTATTAGTAAGTTTAAAGCCGGGAGAAGTGTTATTTATTGATGAAATTCATCGGTTATCAAAAGTCGCTGAAGAAATTTTATATCCGGCGATGGAAGATTGCCGATTAGATATTACCATTGGTCAAGGGCGATCGGCGAAAACTCGCAGTATTCCGCTTAAACCGTTTACGATTGTAGGAGCGACAACACGGGTGGGTTCTTTAACGGCTCCGTTACGCGATCGCTTTGGAATTATTCAACGATTACGCTTTTATGAAATCGATGAATTAAGTTTAATTGTCCAACGGACTGCCAAATTATTAAATACTCCCATTACCTTAGAAGGATCTGTAGAAATTGCTCAACGTGCTAGGGGAACACCTCGAATTGCTAATCGGTTATTACGTCGAGTTCGAGATTATGTGCAAGTCAAAAGTACGGGAGAAATTAATGCGGAAATTGCTAATATTGCCTTAGAAGTATTTAATGTTGATCCGATGGGATTAGATTGGACGGATCGAAATATGTTAACCGCCATTATTGAGAAATTTAAAGGGGGGCCAGTAGGATTAGAAACAATGGCGGCAATGACCGGGGAAGATACCCAAACTATTGAAGAAGTTTATGAACCTTATTTAATGCAAATTGGGTTTATTCAACGCACAAATCGGGGTCGGATTGCGACGCCTGCGGCTTGGAAACATTTAGGATTTGATCATCCTGAAAATCGTTAA
- a CDS encoding FAD-dependent oxidoreductase has translation MSSNYIGDHALVMGGSMAGLFTARILADHFARVTLVERDQFPEQPQLRSGVPQSSHTHILLLKGQQILEQLFPGFQSELIARDATWVDWINEGLMLSPSGWQPRFPSAFQTVPCSRPLLEWVIYQRLKTIPNIKIIENAQVKSLLTQAEIHKITGAKIQFKDSNHSQELMADLIVDATGRQSKLPQWLKELGYPTPPETVINSFLGYASRCYQQPQDFKADWKSIYIWAKPPFDKRGGLIYPIEKKRWIVTVVGNNRDYPPQDETGFLDFTRSLRSPVIYEAIKTAQPLSPIYTYRGTGNHRRYYEQLSDLPDGLIALGDAVCTFNPVYGQGMTVAALGALTLDQCLREHYPQTQFPQQFYRQLAKVLNQPWLMATGEDFRWPATEGGKPNRMTKLLHQYLDQILALGVKHPKIYQSFVEVMHITKPAYTLFHPEYILRVFGRWIVSQEAQEVAVEDQPIPKLVSESSRSR, from the coding sequence ATGTCTTCCAATTACATCGGTGATCATGCTTTAGTCATGGGTGGGAGTATGGCTGGGTTATTCACCGCTAGAATATTAGCCGATCATTTTGCTCGTGTTACCTTAGTTGAACGGGATCAATTTCCTGAACAGCCTCAACTCCGTTCGGGAGTTCCTCAGAGTAGCCACACCCATATTTTATTACTCAAAGGGCAACAAATTCTTGAGCAATTATTTCCCGGTTTCCAATCTGAATTAATCGCTAGAGATGCAACTTGGGTTGATTGGATTAATGAGGGTTTAATGTTAAGTCCTAGCGGTTGGCAACCCCGTTTTCCGTCAGCATTTCAGACTGTTCCCTGTAGTCGTCCCTTATTAGAATGGGTGATCTATCAGCGATTAAAAACGATTCCCAATATTAAGATTATAGAAAATGCTCAGGTTAAAAGTCTTTTAACCCAGGCTGAAATTCATAAAATTACCGGAGCAAAAATACAATTTAAAGACTCAAATCATTCTCAAGAGTTAATGGCTGATTTAATTGTAGATGCCACTGGTCGTCAATCCAAATTACCCCAATGGTTAAAAGAATTGGGTTATCCAACTCCACCGGAAACCGTGATTAATTCATTTTTAGGTTATGCCAGCCGTTGCTATCAACAACCTCAAGACTTTAAAGCAGATTGGAAATCAATTTATATTTGGGCTAAACCGCCATTTGATAAACGGGGAGGTTTAATTTATCCGATTGAGAAAAAACGTTGGATTGTTACTGTAGTAGGCAATAATCGAGATTATCCTCCCCAGGATGAAACAGGCTTTTTAGACTTTACTCGGAGTCTGCGAAGTCCCGTAATTTATGAAGCGATTAAAACGGCTCAACCCCTTTCCCCAATTTATACTTATCGAGGCACAGGAAATCATCGCCGTTACTATGAACAATTATCGGATTTACCCGACGGTTTAATTGCCCTTGGAGATGCCGTTTGTACCTTTAATCCGGTTTATGGTCAAGGAATGACTGTTGCTGCTTTAGGCGCGTTAACCTTAGATCAATGCCTGCGCGAACACTACCCCCAGACTCAATTTCCTCAACAGTTTTATCGCCAACTCGCTAAAGTTCTGAATCAGCCTTGGTTAATGGCAACAGGTGAGGATTTTCGTTGGCCCGCTACCGAAGGCGGAAAACCGAATAGGATGACAAAATTATTGCACCAATATTTAGATCAGATTTTGGCGTTAGGAGTCAAGCATCCTAAAATTTATCAGTCTTTTGTAGAAGTCATGCATATCACAAAACCAGCCTATACATTATTTCATCCTGAATATATTTTAAGGGTATTCGGACGATGGATTGTTTCACAGGAAGCTCAAGAGGTTGCTGTTGAAGACCAACCGATCCCAAAACTGGTATCTGAATCTAGCAGATCGAGATAA
- a CDS encoding HEAT repeat domain-containing protein gives MTNFSDVEILKTRLYQLSDEQLKQDYLRGALTFDFLAKVLAEVESEELMLRLVSLALKFNVIQGTLLTKTVKPEFQNKAFSLVIQLNLPLPLKIRLLGQTRSPLLIPWLLKGLNHPNEPINAWSAWALVQIGQAAERSLLKALKDPVQKIRLWAIWGLGQIGSDRAIRGLILALNHEDSQVRWRAAAALGKIKNRLAITKLREILVSDPDHYVRGRAATALGFLGGASAITSLKNALDDREFYVYTNAVYGLETINDSFAIKVLLQALNHNNADVRTRVVEVLGRIGDEFVVNKLLKRIHDPDPFVRAKVVETIQSMNTPSAINGLKTALNDTDMYVRSWAETALEKLDSSQSTTFLKTLLNPDIVSPYSNLPKLWIASKVQASNYILEQFQGANIRYLISIGSPGSELPEGFNRVQTRLRLEFDDIDTPYHDPEYILPSLKHILEALHFMKSVHAKQGDLLIHCQAGISRSTAIAFVLYAYRLGMGKEEEALKYIVTVQPQAIPNQWIVELADIALKRGGRLIQALRNYRRSFQNS, from the coding sequence ATGACTAATTTCTCCGATGTTGAAATCCTGAAAACACGGCTGTATCAGTTGAGTGATGAACAACTCAAACAAGACTATTTGCGAGGTGCATTAACTTTTGATTTTCTCGCAAAAGTGTTGGCAGAAGTTGAGTCCGAAGAATTGATGCTGCGCCTGGTGAGTTTGGCTTTAAAATTCAATGTCATTCAAGGAACGTTGTTAACAAAAACCGTTAAACCTGAATTTCAAAACAAAGCCTTTTCTCTGGTGATCCAATTAAATCTCCCGCTTCCTTTAAAAATTCGTCTATTAGGACAAACTCGTTCACCTCTGTTAATTCCTTGGCTTCTCAAAGGATTAAATCATCCGAATGAACCGATCAATGCTTGGTCAGCTTGGGCACTTGTTCAAATCGGTCAAGCGGCCGAACGTTCATTATTAAAAGCGTTAAAAGATCCTGTACAAAAAATCCGCCTTTGGGCTATTTGGGGATTAGGACAAATTGGCAGTGATCGAGCAATTCGAGGATTAATTCTTGCCCTTAACCATGAAGATAGTCAAGTTCGTTGGCGAGCCGCTGCGGCATTAGGAAAAATCAAAAATCGTTTAGCGATCACAAAATTAAGAGAAATTTTAGTATCTGATCCCGATCATTATGTTCGAGGTCGGGCGGCTACTGCTTTAGGATTTTTAGGAGGAGCCTCGGCAATTACGAGCTTAAAAAATGCCTTAGATGATCGAGAATTTTATGTTTATACGAATGCCGTTTATGGATTAGAAACGATTAATGATTCTTTTGCTATTAAGGTACTTTTACAAGCACTTAATCATAATAATGCCGATGTCAGAACCCGTGTTGTTGAAGTATTAGGTCGAATTGGCGATGAATTTGTTGTTAATAAACTGCTGAAGAGAATTCATGATCCCGATCCTTTTGTCCGGGCAAAAGTTGTGGAAACTATTCAATCTATGAATACGCCTTCGGCAATTAATGGACTCAAAACAGCATTGAATGATACCGATATGTATGTTCGTTCATGGGCGGAAACTGCTTTAGAAAAATTAGATTCTTCTCAATCAACTACGTTCTTAAAAACCTTATTAAATCCTGATATTGTTTCGCCCTATTCTAATTTACCTAAACTTTGGATTGCTTCTAAGGTACAAGCGAGTAACTATATTTTAGAGCAATTTCAAGGGGCAAATATTCGCTATTTAATTTCGATTGGGAGTCCGGGTAGTGAACTTCCTGAAGGGTTTAATCGGGTTCAGACGCGGTTGCGATTAGAATTTGATGATATTGATACGCCTTATCATGATCCTGAATATATTTTACCCAGTCTTAAACATATTTTAGAAGCTCTGCATTTTATGAAATCTGTTCATGCTAAACAAGGGGATTTATTAATTCATTGTCAAGCGGGTATTAGTCGTTCAACTGCGATCGCATTCGTTCTTTATGCCTATCGTTTAGGGATGGGAAAAGAAGAAGAAGCTCTTAAGTATATTGTAACGGTTCAGCCTCAAGCTATTCCTAATCAATGGATTGTAGAATTAGCTGATATTGCCCTGAAACGAGGAG